Proteins encoded in a region of the Desulfuromonas thiophila genome:
- the metG gene encoding methionine--tRNA ligase, translating to MRKPFYITTPIYYVNDVPHIGHAYTTLACDVLARYKKSCGHDVFFLTGTDEHGQKVEKAAGAAGETPLELADRVMQRFEALWHKLNIDYSDFIRTSQQRHKTGVQQMFRTIRDKGDIYLGTYEDWYCTPCETFWTQTQLLDGCCPDCGRPTEKLQEQSYFFRMSKYQQQLIDHIENQPDFIQPRSRRNEVLSFVREGLRDLSISRTSFSWGIPVPDDAGHVIYVWFDALNNYITALGYPEDAEGLFDRFWPADVHVIGKDILRFHTVYWPTFLMAAGLPLPQKVFAHGWWTVEGKKMSKSLQNVVEPNMLVEKYGVDAIRYFLLREVPFGLDGDFSRTSLVHRINSDLANDLGNLVSRTTAMVNKYFDGVLPAASSEAPCDAALRQRCQDKMAEVDTLMNELAFNKALLAIWEIIGSANKYIDETTPWTLAKDAALQPRLGTVMYHLLESLRLVALLIGPFMPETGSRILAILGQQPDQNLLEHSDWGGLAAGCRIEKAPPLFPRIEVE from the coding sequence ATGCGCAAGCCGTTCTATATCACGACCCCGATCTATTACGTTAACGACGTGCCCCATATCGGCCATGCCTACACCACCCTGGCCTGCGATGTGCTGGCACGCTACAAAAAATCCTGTGGTCACGATGTCTTTTTCCTCACCGGCACCGACGAACATGGCCAGAAGGTTGAAAAGGCCGCCGGGGCCGCCGGCGAAACACCGCTGGAGCTGGCCGATCGCGTAATGCAGCGCTTCGAGGCGCTGTGGCACAAACTCAATATTGATTACAGCGATTTCATCCGTACCTCACAGCAACGCCATAAGACCGGTGTCCAGCAGATGTTCCGCACCATCCGCGACAAAGGCGATATCTACCTGGGTACCTACGAAGACTGGTACTGTACCCCCTGTGAAACCTTCTGGACTCAAACCCAGCTGCTCGACGGCTGCTGTCCTGACTGCGGCCGGCCAACAGAAAAGCTGCAGGAACAGTCCTACTTCTTTCGCATGAGCAAGTATCAGCAGCAGCTCATCGATCATATCGAAAACCAGCCGGATTTCATCCAGCCGCGCTCGCGCCGCAACGAAGTCCTCAGCTTCGTGCGCGAGGGCCTGCGCGATCTGTCCATTTCACGCACCAGCTTTTCCTGGGGCATTCCAGTACCGGACGATGCCGGCCACGTCATCTACGTCTGGTTCGACGCGCTGAATAACTACATCACCGCACTGGGCTATCCCGAAGACGCCGAAGGCTTGTTCGATCGCTTCTGGCCTGCCGATGTCCATGTGATCGGCAAGGACATCCTGCGCTTTCACACGGTGTACTGGCCGACCTTCCTGATGGCCGCCGGCTTGCCACTGCCGCAGAAGGTTTTTGCCCACGGCTGGTGGACGGTGGAAGGCAAGAAGATGAGCAAGAGCCTGCAGAACGTGGTCGAACCCAACATGCTGGTGGAAAAATACGGTGTCGACGCCATCCGCTATTTCCTGCTGCGCGAGGTGCCCTTCGGCCTTGACGGTGACTTTTCCCGCACCTCACTGGTTCACCGCATCAATTCCGACCTGGCCAACGATCTGGGCAATCTGGTCAGCCGCACCACCGCCATGGTCAATAAATACTTTGACGGCGTGCTGCCGGCCGCCAGCAGTGAAGCCCCCTGCGATGCCGCCCTGCGCCAGCGCTGCCAGGATAAAATGGCCGAAGTTGACACCCTGATGAACGAGTTGGCCTTCAACAAGGCCCTCCTGGCAATCTGGGAGATCATTGGCAGCGCCAACAAGTATATCGATGAAACCACCCCCTGGACATTGGCCAAGGATGCCGCTCTGCAACCGCGTCTGGGCACCGTCATGTATCACCTGCTTGAAAGCCTCCGGCTGGTGGCGCTGCTGATCGGCCCCTTCATGCCGGAAACCGGCAGCCGTATTCTGGCCATTCTCGGCCAGCAGCCGGATCAGAATCTGCTGGAACACAGCGACTGGGGCGGGCTGGCGGCAGGCTGCCGCATTGAAAAAGCGCCCCCCCTGTTCCCCCGCATCGAAGTGGAATAA
- a CDS encoding cytochrome c3 family protein, with protein sequence MKPSLLLCLCAFLATTLLTGCGDNPSQPAHSSSATLGSALEHTQQILAQQREEQRQIETAQQAATPETANAEVEVTAATTPAVEEDSAAMESDSLCGGTPTPEATSIERIALSNAFGIVRFDHLQHASMMGCATCHGEGAPGKIEKSKKEYHALCRTCHVRVEAGPTKCRACHER encoded by the coding sequence ATGAAACCATCACTCCTGTTATGTCTCTGTGCCTTTCTGGCCACCACCCTGCTGACCGGCTGCGGTGACAATCCCTCACAGCCAGCCCACTCATCATCTGCGACACTGGGATCGGCTCTGGAGCACACGCAACAGATCCTGGCCCAGCAACGCGAAGAACAACGCCAGATCGAGACTGCCCAGCAGGCAGCCACGCCGGAAACAGCAAACGCGGAAGTTGAAGTGACGGCTGCAACCACCCCCGCTGTCGAGGAGGATTCCGCTGCCATGGAAAGCGATTCTCTGTGCGGCGGCACACCGACCCCGGAAGCAACCAGCATCGAACGGATTGCCTTGTCCAACGCTTTCGGCATCGTACGTTTTGATCATCTGCAGCATGCCAGCATGATGGGCTGTGCCACTTGTCATGGTGAAGGAGCGCCTGGCAAGATTGAAAAGAGCAAGAAGGAATACCACGCGCTGTGCCGCACCTGCCATGTGAGGGTCGAAGCCGGTCCCACCAAATGCCGCGCCTGTCACGAGCGCTGA
- a CDS encoding TatD family hydrolase translates to MPSANPAICADSRPVLFDSHAHLDGPRFAADLEAVIARAAAAGVQTMISVGCDLASSRACIELARRHAAIHAAIGIHPHDAASLDAACLAELETLAQIPEVVAIGETGLDYYRNRCPHEQQHQAFRQQIALARRCGKPLIIHDRDAHEDVMRILREEEAQTIGGVLHCFSGDQAMAETCLALGFYLSFTGTLTYPANQAQRDLLRQLPLDRLLLETDCPYLAPQPWRGQRNEPAYVAETARLIAELRGLSLQDIGRITSLNGNRLFGVGQIDQSAKIAYPIRNALYLNITNRCSNRCVFCAKFRDFAVKGHQLKLDHEPDVAEILAAIGDPTRYDEVVFCGYGEPLLRLDTLVAVARQLKSQGVRIRVNTDGLANLVHGRNILPELEGLVDSLSISLNASNARQYQQLCQSPFGENAFSAVTDFIRLAPQHVAEVVASAVTVPGVDCDACAALAAQLGVRFRKRLYNEVG, encoded by the coding sequence ATGCCATCAGCAAACCCCGCCATCTGTGCCGACAGCAGGCCCGTACTGTTTGACAGCCACGCCCATCTGGATGGTCCGCGTTTTGCCGCCGACTTGGAAGCCGTCATCGCCCGAGCAGCGGCTGCCGGTGTCCAGACCATGATCAGTGTTGGTTGCGATCTGGCCAGTTCCCGTGCCTGTATCGAACTGGCCAGGCGCCATGCCGCGATCCACGCCGCCATCGGTATCCATCCGCATGACGCCGCCAGCCTTGATGCCGCCTGCCTGGCGGAACTCGAAACGCTGGCGCAGATACCCGAGGTTGTCGCTATCGGTGAAACCGGCCTCGACTATTACCGCAACCGTTGCCCGCATGAGCAGCAGCATCAGGCCTTTCGCCAGCAGATTGCCCTGGCGCGCCGCTGTGGCAAGCCGTTGATCATCCATGATCGTGACGCCCATGAGGATGTGATGCGCATTCTGCGTGAGGAAGAGGCTCAGACCATCGGCGGCGTGCTGCACTGTTTCAGTGGCGACCAGGCCATGGCCGAAACCTGTCTGGCCCTGGGGTTTTATCTCTCGTTCACCGGCACCCTCACCTACCCTGCCAACCAGGCCCAGCGCGACCTGCTGCGCCAGTTGCCGCTCGACCGGCTACTGCTCGAAACCGACTGCCCCTATCTGGCACCCCAGCCCTGGCGCGGTCAGCGCAACGAGCCAGCTTATGTCGCCGAAACAGCGCGGCTGATCGCGGAATTGCGCGGGTTGAGCCTGCAGGATATCGGCCGCATCACCAGCCTCAACGGTAATCGTCTGTTCGGCGTCGGTCAGATCGACCAATCTGCCAAAATCGCCTACCCCATCCGCAACGCGCTCTATCTCAACATCACCAACCGCTGCAGCAACCGCTGTGTGTTCTGTGCCAAGTTTCGTGACTTCGCCGTCAAGGGCCATCAGCTCAAACTCGACCATGAACCCGATGTGGCCGAGATTCTTGCCGCCATCGGCGATCCAACCCGCTATGACGAAGTGGTTTTCTGTGGCTATGGCGAACCCCTGCTGCGACTTGACACTCTGGTCGCCGTCGCCCGGCAGCTCAAATCCCAGGGCGTGCGCATCCGGGTCAACACCGATGGGCTGGCCAATCTTGTCCATGGCCGCAACATTCTGCCGGAGCTTGAAGGATTGGTCGACAGTCTCTCGATATCCCTCAATGCCTCGAATGCCCGGCAGTACCAGCAACTGTGCCAATCCCCTTTCGGCGAGAACGCCTTTAGTGCCGTTACCGATTTTATCCGGCTGGCGCCACAGCATGTTGCCGAGGTGGTCGCCTCGGCCGTCACGGTTCCGGGAGTCGATTGTGATGCCTGCGCGGCACTGGCGGCCCAGTTGGGCGTCCGCTTCCGCAAACGCCTCTACAACGAAGTCGGTTGA
- the holB gene encoding DNA polymerase III subunit delta' produces the protein MSSFSQIIGHERQKHLLRQAWQHQRLAHAYLFSGPAGIGKRLMALALARLLFCPSGTGCGQCPVCRRIDHNNHPDLHLVEPVDGQILIEAIRTLQQQLALRPYEADRHIVLIDDAHLLNSSAANALLKTLEEPPGSCLLLLISSQPQQLLDTIRSRCQTLPFNRLGTGQISQILQQQIADPEQRELLIRLTEGSLTRALGSDHELYLQRRRSLFAQLSRLSPQTIVPLLELAEELAGDKEQLPELLGLLLSCYRDVFILAHQGAAALVINRDLLDPLTRLAHQCGPQRAGHRLAALLQAHSQLLTTANRQLIMENLLIRLVS, from the coding sequence ATGAGCAGCTTCAGCCAGATTATCGGTCATGAGCGTCAGAAACATCTGCTGCGACAGGCCTGGCAGCATCAGCGTCTGGCGCACGCCTATCTGTTTAGTGGACCAGCCGGCATCGGCAAACGCCTGATGGCCCTGGCGTTGGCACGTCTGCTCTTCTGCCCCAGCGGCACCGGCTGCGGTCAGTGCCCGGTCTGTCGGCGGATCGACCACAACAACCACCCGGATCTGCATCTGGTCGAACCTGTCGACGGCCAGATCCTGATCGAAGCGATCCGCACCCTGCAGCAGCAACTGGCGCTGCGACCCTACGAGGCCGATCGTCACATTGTTTTGATTGACGATGCCCACCTGCTCAACAGCAGTGCCGCCAATGCCCTGCTCAAGACCCTGGAGGAGCCGCCGGGCAGCTGTCTGCTGCTACTGATCAGCAGTCAGCCACAGCAGTTGCTCGACACCATCCGCTCCCGCTGCCAGACCCTGCCCTTCAACCGCCTCGGCACCGGTCAGATCAGCCAAATCCTGCAGCAGCAAATCGCCGATCCGGAGCAGCGCGAACTGCTGATACGCCTGACCGAAGGCAGTCTGACACGAGCTCTGGGCAGCGACCACGAGCTCTATCTGCAACGCCGCCGCAGCCTGTTCGCACAGCTCAGCCGGCTGAGCCCACAGACCATCGTGCCCCTGCTGGAACTGGCCGAGGAACTGGCCGGCGACAAAGAACAGTTGCCCGAACTGCTCGGCCTGCTGCTAAGCTGCTACCGCGATGTCTTCATTCTGGCCCATCAGGGTGCTGCAGCCCTGGTCATTAACCGCGATCTGCTTGATCCCCTGACCCGCCTGGCGCATCAGTGCGGGCCACAACGGGCCGGTCATCGCCTTGCGGCCCTGCTGCAAGCCCACAGCCAGCTGCTCACCACGGCCAACCGTCAGCTGATTATGGAGAATCTGCTGATCCGGCTGGTCAGCTAG
- a CDS encoding GIN domain-containing protein has protein sequence MTGSRQGKWRSRGWAVLVALVLLWCPYGAVAATYGCLEGNGIAGRQERSLAAFDRIALQGVFEVSIQLAAQPSCAVSGDSNLLDQVRTQVVDSELRIDTRGSLCLKLPLQLDIRLPALTALRVDGSDQVQVTGLRGERFALQVAGVSRVELRGEVDQLEARLEGTSELQALDLRAQRAEVLANGTAQAHLQVVEQLQVTAADLAQIFYRGAAVQLVANLSGLASVTPLAGP, from the coding sequence ATGACCGGATCGCGACAGGGGAAGTGGCGCAGCAGAGGCTGGGCTGTGCTGGTGGCGCTGGTGCTGCTGTGGTGCCCGTATGGGGCTGTGGCGGCCACCTATGGGTGTCTGGAGGGCAATGGTATCGCAGGCCGACAGGAGCGGTCGCTGGCAGCTTTTGATCGTATTGCCCTGCAGGGTGTGTTCGAGGTCAGCATTCAGCTGGCGGCTCAGCCGTCCTGTGCGGTTTCCGGTGACAGCAATCTGCTTGATCAGGTGCGCACCCAGGTGGTGGATAGCGAATTGCGCATTGATACCCGAGGCTCCCTGTGCCTGAAACTGCCATTGCAACTGGATATTCGTCTTCCGGCCCTGACGGCGTTGCGGGTCGATGGCAGTGATCAGGTACAGGTGACCGGGTTGCGTGGTGAGCGTTTCGCCCTGCAGGTGGCGGGTGTCAGCCGGGTGGAATTGCGCGGCGAGGTAGACCAACTGGAGGCCCGCTTGGAGGGTACTTCGGAACTGCAGGCGCTTGACCTGAGGGCGCAGCGGGCCGAAGTGTTGGCCAATGGTACGGCGCAGGCTCATCTGCAGGTGGTTGAGCAACTGCAGGTGACGGCAGCGGATCTGGCGCAGATTTTCTACCGGGGCGCCGCGGTACAACTGGTCGCCAATCTGTCGGGCCTGGCCAGTGTCACGCCGCTTGCTGGTCCCTGA
- the tmk gene encoding dTMP kinase: MALFITFEGIEGCGKSTQLCLVAEQLRQQGYGVLTTREPGGCAIAEQIRALLLHPDHDILVPKAELLLYAAARAQHVEQIIRPALQQGQLVLCDRFCDATLAYQGYARQLEIAAIEHLNHYACSGLQPDLTFWLDLPVHIGLQRARQRNEDDALQHEQRFEQQDRQFHEQVRQGYLQLHQQQPERILRIDATGTVAEVTKRIATLLTSRLHAAS, translated from the coding sequence ATGGCTCTGTTTATCACCTTTGAAGGAATCGAGGGTTGCGGCAAAAGCACGCAACTGTGTCTTGTGGCTGAACAGCTGCGCCAGCAGGGCTACGGCGTGCTGACCACCCGCGAGCCAGGTGGCTGCGCCATTGCCGAACAGATTCGCGCGCTGCTGCTGCACCCGGACCACGACATCTTGGTACCCAAGGCCGAGTTGCTGCTCTATGCTGCGGCGCGCGCCCAGCATGTCGAACAGATCATCCGGCCTGCCCTGCAACAGGGACAGCTGGTACTGTGCGACCGCTTCTGCGACGCCACCCTGGCCTATCAGGGCTATGCCCGCCAACTGGAAATTGCCGCCATCGAACACCTGAACCACTACGCCTGCAGTGGTCTACAACCGGATCTGACCTTCTGGCTCGATCTGCCTGTCCATATCGGCCTGCAACGAGCCCGGCAGCGCAATGAGGATGACGCCCTACAGCATGAGCAACGCTTCGAACAGCAGGATCGTCAATTTCACGAACAGGTGCGTCAGGGCTACCTGCAGTTGCACCAGCAGCAGCCCGAGCGCATCCTGCGCATCGACGCCACTGGCACGGTTGCCGAGGTGACAAAGCGCATCGCTACCCTGTTGACCTCCAGGTTGCACGCCGCATCATGA
- the ricT gene encoding PSP1 domain-containing protein, with protein sequence MQPTDIEDPEQLQPPTESPNTTDWCEIVTIRFRHAGKQYDFATGGLPLQRGDLVVVETNRGRALGSVTQSPRSLEHKDCPADLKKVLRLATEADQNMARISASKEKEAFHYCFERIRQRAMEMKLVRAEYLFDGSKIIFYFTADGRIDFRDLVKDLAHHFHTRIEMRQIGVRDEAKLVGGIGICGRELCCGTFLTDFYPVSVKMAKQQGLALNPTKISGQCGRLLCCLSYEYPTYCQMAKKLPKAGSTLLLDGKPVKVISCQVLAQSVTVSQEGVNRQIPLAQLQSAPAAETATADAAPQERSADAPAADSGDKASRKPRTKASRKPQDRPVEASGDKPVQPSSDHDTPAAEEATPASSSSRRRRGGRRGKERREGQENREARPVTPASEKKALPDRPRPGAERSQRPQNGPAVPADRPPAADASTRPPRRPNRSRRRPQNPPKPS encoded by the coding sequence ATGCAACCAACCGATATTGAAGATCCTGAACAGTTACAGCCGCCAACCGAGTCGCCAAACACGACGGATTGGTGTGAAATCGTTACGATCCGCTTCCGGCATGCCGGCAAGCAGTACGATTTTGCCACGGGTGGTCTGCCGCTGCAGCGTGGCGATCTGGTGGTGGTGGAAACCAACCGTGGCCGCGCCCTCGGCAGTGTAACGCAATCGCCACGCAGCCTTGAGCACAAGGACTGCCCCGCCGACCTCAAGAAGGTGCTGCGCCTGGCTACCGAGGCCGATCAGAACATGGCCCGCATCAGCGCCTCGAAGGAAAAAGAGGCTTTTCACTACTGCTTCGAGCGGATTCGACAGCGCGCCATGGAAATGAAACTGGTACGCGCCGAATACCTGTTTGATGGCTCGAAGATCATCTTCTATTTCACTGCCGACGGCCGTATCGATTTTCGGGATCTGGTGAAGGATCTGGCCCACCATTTTCATACCCGCATCGAGATGCGCCAAATCGGTGTGCGTGACGAGGCCAAACTGGTCGGCGGCATCGGCATCTGCGGTCGTGAACTCTGCTGCGGCACCTTTCTGACCGACTTCTACCCGGTTTCAGTCAAGATGGCCAAACAGCAGGGCCTGGCCCTTAACCCGACCAAAATCTCCGGCCAGTGCGGCCGGTTGTTGTGCTGTTTGAGCTATGAGTATCCGACCTACTGTCAGATGGCCAAAAAACTGCCCAAAGCGGGCAGCACCCTGCTGCTCGACGGCAAGCCGGTCAAGGTCATCAGCTGTCAGGTGCTGGCTCAGTCGGTCACCGTCAGCCAGGAGGGGGTCAATCGCCAGATTCCTCTGGCACAGCTCCAGAGCGCGCCGGCCGCCGAGACCGCAACAGCGGACGCCGCTCCGCAGGAACGGTCCGCTGACGCCCCGGCGGCAGACAGCGGCGACAAGGCTTCCCGCAAACCACGCACCAAAGCCAGTCGCAAGCCCCAGGACCGCCCGGTTGAAGCCAGCGGTGACAAGCCAGTCCAGCCCAGCAGCGACCATGACACCCCTGCCGCAGAAGAAGCCACGCCAGCCAGTTCCAGCAGCAGACGACGCCGGGGTGGCCGACGCGGCAAGGAACGACGGGAGGGTCAAGAAAACCGTGAAGCACGACCCGTCACCCCGGCCAGTGAAAAAAAGGCGCTTCCCGACCGACCTCGACCAGGCGCGGAGCGCTCGCAACGGCCTCAAAACGGCCCAGCGGTACCGGCAGACCGGCCGCCAGCAGCTGATGCCAGTACCCGGCCGCCCCGCCGCCCCAACCGGAGCCGCCGTCGACCGCAGAATCCGCCCAAACCGTCCTAG